The nucleotide window CCGCCGTGACAAAAAAGAGCGTATCGGAACAGATTCCGAACGCTCTTTTTACAATAAGGAAAAATCAGCAGTCTCCGGGCGGGAGCGTCGGGCCGTCATAGCAGGCGATGCCTTTTTCAGCCAGGAAGCTCCGCCATTCCGGGGACAGTGCTTTGTCGGTGACAATACCACTGATCGGTTCAAAGCCGCTGATTTTTACAAAAGAGGCATAATTGAACTTGGAATGGTCGGCGATGAGATAAGACTCGTTCGCACGGTTTAAGATGACCCGGCGCAGATGGGCCAGCTCCTCATAGGAATCGGTGACGCCGTGTTCCATGGAGAGAGAACGGCAGGAGAGAAAAGCCTTGTCCACATGATAAGCGGAAAGGGCGTTCAGAGTACCGGCTCCCATGAAGGAATTGGTGTCAGAATCGAAGGAACCGCCGACCGCGATCAGATGAATATTGCTTTGACCACACAGCCGATTGATGATGGCAAGAGAATTGGTTACGACGGTAATGCGGAACTGCATCAGGCTTTCTGCAACGAACAGGGCGGTTGTGGAGTTGTCCAGATAGATGGAATCGCCGTGGCTGACAAGCTTCCGGCAGGATTCCGCAATGATAGTCTTGCTGTCAACGTAGGCATCCATCCGGACTGTAAAATCCACTTCATTTTGGACGCCGTTCTGAATGAAGGCGCCTCCATAGGTGCGGGAGAGTACTCCCTCACCTTCCAAAATCTTTAGATCACGGCGGATGGTTTCTTCTGTGACCTCAAATTTTTTTGCCAGGGCAGGCACGGTGACACTTTTCTTTTCCTGTATCTGGGCTTTGATCAAGTTCCTTCTGGTAACCGCGAGCATAGGGCCCTCCTTCATTTAAACTATGGAAAGTGGTTTTTCTTAACTATATCGTATAAACACACAAAAAACAATATTTTTTGTGAGAATCAAAAGAAAAACAATAAAATACAAATAAAAAACCACGTAAAATCTTGACAAAAACAACATAAAAACATAAAATTACATTATAAACAGCAGTGTTGATTTTTGTACGTCAACGCTGAAGAGAGGGGACGGTGAAATGAGTAAAAATGAGGGTACCCTGATGTCGGACCAGGAAGCAAAAGAAGCAATTGTGGAAATCGGCAGAAGGATATACAATAAAGGGTTTGTAGCGTCCAATGACGGGAATATCAGCGTCAAGGTAGGCGAAAATGAGCTTTGGGCCACACCCACGGGTGTCTCCAAAGGATTTATGACGCCGGAGATGCTGGTCAGGCTGGATATGGACGGAACGGTTCTGGAGGGGGACTGCCGGCCGTCCTGTGAGATCAAGATGCATCTGAGAGTCTTCCGGGAGAACCCGTCTGTGACCGCGGTCGTCCACGCCCATCCGATGATGGCCACGGCGTATGCCATTGCCGGCCGGCCGCTTGACAAGCCGATCATTACGGAGGGTGTCCTGCAGCTGGGCGTAGTCCCGCTGGCGCCTTACGCGACGCCAAGCACAGAAGAGGTTCCGGATTCCATCGCGCCGTACTGCAAAGACTACAATGCTGTTCTTTTGGCGAATCACGGCGCTCTGACCTGGGGCAAGGATATCTTGGAAGCCTGGAGGCGGATGGAATCGGTGGAATATTACGCGTCTATTATGATGATCACAGAAAAGGTATTGGGAGAGAGCCGGGAGCTGACGAAGGAACAGATCGAACGGCTTGTGACGATCAGAGAATCCATGGGGATCATGACGGGAGGAGTACCGTCGGGAGCATGATAAAGGAGGAGAAATTCTTATGGCGAATTATTTAGTTGGCTGCGATGTGGGGACAAGCGGAACAAAAGCGGTAGTGATCGATGAGGAAGGGAATATCCTGGGCTCTCATTCCATCGGATATAAGCTTTTGACGGCAAGGCCGGGGTGGGCCGAGCAGGATCCGGAGGACTACTGGAACGCGGTGGCAGATACCATTCAGGTATCCATAAAACAGGCTGGGATCGATCCGAAGGAGATTCGCGGCGTGGGAATCAGCGCCCTGGCTCCAGCGTGTATCCTGGTGGATAAGGATCTGAGGCCGCTGCAGATGGGGCATATCTGGATGGACCGAAGAGGGACCAAGGAGACTGCCTGGGTCAAGGAGCATATTGGAGAAGAACGGGTGAGAAAGCTGAGCGGAAACCCCATCGATCCCTATTATGCGGCCATAAAAATGATGTGGGAAAAAAACAACCGGCCGGAGCTTTACAAGAAAACCTATAAGCTTCAGACAGCGGCGGATTATCCGGTCATGAAGCTGACGGGAAAGGCGGTCACCGACTATTCCAATGCGAGCCTGATCGGTATTGGCTACGATATCATCAATAAGCGCTGGGATGAAAAGACCATGGACGAGATTGGGCTGGACATTGAAAAACTGCCGGATTCTTATGCCTGTGATGAGATCATAGGAGAGGTCACAAAGGAAGCGGCAAAGCGGACAGGCCTGGCGGCCGGGACACCGGTCATTGCCGGTACGACCGACGCTACGGCGGCATGGGTGGCCGGCGGCGCAATTGAGGACGGAGATATGTCTCTGGCCATGGGAACTGCGGGCTGTATGGGATTTGTACATAATGAGCCGCGGTTTACTCCTAATATGATTACGATTCCTCATACGGTAAAGTCCAAGACCACCTATACGACTTGCGTGGCCATCTGCGCCTGCAGCTCAGTGATGCGCTACTTTAAAGACACCTTTGGCGCCGAGGAAGTGAAAGAAGCGGAGGAAAAAGGTCTGGATGTATACCAGATGCTCAGCGACAAAGCGGAGAAGACTCCGGTAGGAGCCGACGGCCTGATCACGCTCCCCTATTTCATGGGTGAAAGGACTCCCATCTGGGACCCGCTCGCGAGAGCAAACGTATTCGGAATGTCGCTCTCCCATACGAAGGAACACCTTCTGAGGTCCTTTATGGAGGGCGCGGTGATGGCGCTCCGCCATAACTATGAGCTTGTAAAGGCCAGCGGATGCAAGATGACGCCTCCTCTTGTTCTCTGTGAAGGAGGAGCAAAAAGTCCGTTCTGGAGACAGATGGTCAGCGATGTGATCGGCGTGCCCACCAGCTATATGAAGGAGGCGAAGGGAGCGCCCTTTGGAGACGC belongs to Qiania dongpingensis and includes:
- a CDS encoding DeoR/GlpR family DNA-binding transcription regulator, with amino-acid sequence MLAVTRRNLIKAQIQEKKSVTVPALAKKFEVTEETIRRDLKILEGEGVLSRTYGGAFIQNGVQNEVDFTVRMDAYVDSKTIIAESCRKLVSHGDSIYLDNSTTALFVAESLMQFRITVVTNSLAIINRLCGQSNIHLIAVGGSFDSDTNSFMGAGTLNALSAYHVDKAFLSCRSLSMEHGVTDSYEELAHLRRVILNRANESYLIADHSKFNYASFVKISGFEPISGIVTDKALSPEWRSFLAEKGIACYDGPTLPPGDC
- a CDS encoding FGGY-family carbohydrate kinase; amino-acid sequence: MANYLVGCDVGTSGTKAVVIDEEGNILGSHSIGYKLLTARPGWAEQDPEDYWNAVADTIQVSIKQAGIDPKEIRGVGISALAPACILVDKDLRPLQMGHIWMDRRGTKETAWVKEHIGEERVRKLSGNPIDPYYAAIKMMWEKNNRPELYKKTYKLQTAADYPVMKLTGKAVTDYSNASLIGIGYDIINKRWDEKTMDEIGLDIEKLPDSYACDEIIGEVTKEAAKRTGLAAGTPVIAGTTDATAAWVAGGAIEDGDMSLAMGTAGCMGFVHNEPRFTPNMITIPHTVKSKTTYTTCVAICACSSVMRYFKDTFGAEEVKEAEEKGLDVYQMLSDKAEKTPVGADGLITLPYFMGERTPIWDPLARANVFGMSLSHTKEHLLRSFMEGAVMALRHNYELVKASGCKMTPPLVLCEGGAKSPFWRQMVSDVIGVPTSYMKEAKGAPFGDAISAGVGTGVFKDYQVAKDWAKVGASHTPNMENKAVYDKMYPLYLKLYEQLKGCYMDLADITGYK
- a CDS encoding class II aldolase/adducin family protein, translated to MSKNEGTLMSDQEAKEAIVEIGRRIYNKGFVASNDGNISVKVGENELWATPTGVSKGFMTPEMLVRLDMDGTVLEGDCRPSCEIKMHLRVFRENPSVTAVVHAHPMMATAYAIAGRPLDKPIITEGVLQLGVVPLAPYATPSTEEVPDSIAPYCKDYNAVLLANHGALTWGKDILEAWRRMESVEYYASIMMITEKVLGESRELTKEQIERLVTIRESMGIMTGGVPSGA